The Flavobacteriales bacterium genomic interval ATTCAAATTCGAACTGGAGTTGGGGTTTCTGCCATTGAATCAATTGAAGGTGGAATCAGGTTGAGTTTTTCAGAAAGTGATTCAGAGCGTTTCGACAAAGTGATTGTTGCCACAGGTGGTTCTCCAAAGCGAACGGGGTTTGATTGGCTGGAAAAGTTGGGACACGAGATCGTTGAGCCCGTTCCCTCGCTTTTCACCTTCAATATGCCCAATGAATCGATTACGGAATTGATGGGCGTGGTTTCAGACAACGCATTGGTCAATATTCAAGGAACGAAGCTGAAAGCACAGGGACCGTTACTCATCACCCATTGGGGAATGAGCGGCCCAGCGGTTCTGAAACTATCTGCCTTTGGCGCGCGCACTCTGAGCGAAATGAGCTACCAGTTCAACGTTCAAGTGAATTGGATTGGTGAACCGAACTACGAAAAGGCTTCGGAAACCTTGAGAGAAGCGTTGGAAATAAATCCAAACAAGCAGATCTCGAACATCAAACCATTCACATTACCCGATCGGTTGTGGCTGTTTTTGCTTCAGCGAAGCGAAATTCCAGCAGAGAAAAAAGCCAACGAATTGAGCAAGAAACAATTGAACAAGTTGGTGAACACGCTCACAAACGATGAGTATTCTGTGAGCGGAAAAACCACTTTCAAGGAAGAGTTTGTGACCTGTGGAGGCGTGAGCCTTTCATCCGTGAATTTCAATACGATGGAAAGTCGCGTTGTACCGAATCTCTACTTCGCTGGAGAAGTGCTGGACATTGACGGAATTACGGGCGGCTATAACTTTCAAGCCGCTTGGACCACGGGTTTTATTGCTGGAAAACTGCGTTAGGTCTTACTTGATCAGACCCAATCCCTCAATCGCAGATTCATCATCTGGAGAAAGCAACAGCACCTTATTGAATAGCACTTTGGCCTCACGCATTTTGCCCATTTTGAGGCTCGTCCAAGCCATCATCAGGTTGAAATCGTAATCGAACGGATAGAGGTTGAAACCGACCTGAAAGTGCTGAAGCGCCTTATCGAATTCCTCTCTTCCGTAGAAAATTAATCCCAAACGATAATGCGCCTGCGAGTTCTTGGCGTCAATGCGCAGAATGTCTTCGTACTGCGATTTTACCTGATCCCAATTTCCAACTGCCGCTGCTGGATACACATAGCCAAATTTTGCCTCAACCGAAGCGGGCATCAGGTCGATGGCCTTTTTGTAATAGCTCATGGATTCGGTGAAAAGACCTGCCGAATAATGCAACCAGCCCAAGCGCAGGTTGAGTTCATAAGATGTTTCGCTATAAACCGCTTTCAGGTCTTTGATCGCCCCAGAAAAGTCGCTGTTGGACTCTTTTGTATAGCTACTCTTGAAAGCCGTTTGCAGTTCTGACGACTGTCCGAAGACACCCAAGGAAACCAACACGGAAAACGCTATTGCAAGGATACTTTTCATGCTTAGAAATTATAGTTCAAACCTACGTAGAAAGAGTGGAAATTATAGTTGAAAGATCGGCCACGTCCGTTTTCTGCTCCCAAGGCAGAAGTAGATACGTAAAACGAGCGCGATTCAACCGAATATGTGACCGACATGCTGAAATGGTCGGTGACATAATAGGTGGGTGAAATGGACCACAACCATTGCAATCTATCTCCACTATTGTTGCTGAAATCCATATTTCCATCCTCGATCATCCAGATCTGATGTCCCCAAATGAAGGTGCTTTTGACCCACGCCCGTTTGAAAAGCTGTCCTCCGATGCTTTGCGACACGAACGGATTGGGAGCCTTTCCGCCAAAGTTGTAACCGCCAGAAGTGATGGTGTACAATTTGGTTGAACCGAGCGGGTACCAGACCAACGAACCGCTTACAATATACTTGAGTGTATCTGAACTGGACTTTCCGGATTCACGGTAAATACCACCGTTTACAGACAAACGAAAATTGCCCAAATGCTGTTTGACGCTCAGCGCACCGCTAACATCCAGACCTGAAAGTGATGTGTCCTTGACCGACCAATTCAGTAGAACAACAGACGGTGTGATCGTAGTATGCTTTGCCACTTGAATGCCGATACTGGCCAAATAACCGACCTGCCAAACGTTATAATCAGCCCGCGCTGGATAGGTGCGCCTACGCTGACTGAGATAACCGACACCATGCCGCAATGTAATGCGCTTACCGAACTGATGGCCGAGATAGAGCGCAAAGTATGGCATGTCGCCCACAAAGTTCTGTGAAGTGGAAGCACGGTAACCTCCCAATGCCGAAATGCTGCTCAGAAATTTCGGCTTCATAACCTGAAACGTGTCCTTCTCGGCTTGTGACATTTTCGAACTCGTCACCAGCGCAGATTCGACATTTCCCGCATAAACAGATGACCAGTAACCGTAGCGTTTTGAGAACGGGTCGGCACTATTGAATTTCAAGGCTTTTTCAAATTCCTTTTCGGAGCGGAAATACTTGCCCAGCATGAAGTTGGCGTAGCCGTTCCGAGCGCGGATGTAATAGTAATCGGCACCCGATCTCTTGGCCAGTTTTCCGAGTTTCAGAACCCGTTTCCAATCGCCTTTCATGTAGGCGTTGTACTGGGCAGAATCTGACCAGACCTGCGAACGTCCGTTCATCGCAATGAGCACAAATGATATGACGATCAGCGCACTTCGCATGTGAACACTTTTTCGTTGCCATCCTTGCCGATAATGAACTTTGAGATCCCTTTGGAATCAAGTTCGATACGGAAATCCTTCTGCCGCTGTACGTTTCCAAGTGCTTTCACCTTGAGCGAAGAACTCAGCTTCATCCACTCCGCTTCCAGCGAATCATCGATCTCATCATAACTGACCTCATATTCTACTTTCACAACTGGATAAAATGGCGATGCAATGTCCAGCAACCCTTTGAGGAAACCTGAATAGATGTCATTTACAGGGAAATGGTCGGTGACCTTCAGATCGCGGTAGAAACCGAGCATTACCTTGTAGACGCCTGTGTAGAATTCGAACAGCGGTGATTTTTTATCCCCGATAAATCGGGTGAAGTAGAACAGCGTTTCATTGTTCACGAAGTAGGCAATTGCTTCGCTCCTGTGGCAGTAGATATATGTGCTATTGTATGCATCCGTAAAAACCTCCCACTTGAACTTTTTTCCATCCGATTCCAAGTTCAAAACCATCCCAGGAATGAGATTGAACGCCTTTTTCAGTAATGGATCCACTTTAATGTTGGAAATGGTCTGCCCTTCCTGTGGATAATCGAACGCATGGAATTTCAGACCATCAGCGGTTTTCTCCATGTAGTAGGCCACGGGATACTTCATTGTCTTACTGCCGATGTAGGGTGTGGCCTGCATCTGAAAATGGATATGTGGCTCAGGAGAACGTCCCGAATTTCCGAGGGAAGCAACGACCTGGCCTTTCTTCACGGGATCACCGACCGCAACTTTTATACTGTCCTTTTTTAAATGACTGAGCTGGGTGAACATGCCATCGCCATGACGGATGACCACGGTATTTCCCCAGTTTTTATCCAGGTTGACATCGCCAATGGCGTTTTCCTCAATTTCACTTTGTACAGCTGCCACCCAACCTGCCTGTGGCGCTACCACAGGACGGTTGAATCCGTAAAAGTCTTCCAACTGCGTTCCAGGATTCCGATAGGTCTTCCCCTCCTCATCCTCTATCACAAAATCGAACGCTTCTTTCCACTCTCCTTTATGAGTGATCTCGCCATCATGTCCTTGCGAAACCGTCCATTCGCCATAAAATGGCAGATAAATATGGAAATAGGTGTCGTTGGCGTAACGCTCCTGCTGGTTCAAGAAACGGTAAAGGTTTATCTCTGGAGAATAGGATTGCTCTACAATTGGAGTAAGCCCTTTTGGCGCCAATCTCAGCTTCAAAACATAAAGCGTAACCAGAACAAGTACGTTATACGGAAGCGAGTAGATCGGCAGCTGAACCACGGCAAACACATTTCCGATTGCCGCGATGAGAATGGCAATGACTGGCGATGCCAGCGCAACCATCAGGAACGTTCCACGGGAAGGAATGGTGAAAAAACCGCCCAACGCAATGGCGGACAGAATGAAGTTGAAACCGATGTAGCTGTAATGTAAATGCGAGAACTGCCCTTCCATAAAACTGAAGAAAAGGTAACCGCTAAAAAAACCGATCAGCGAAAGCACAAATGCAATCCGCGAGAAGCGGATCAACCCGATCATGATGACCAGTCCTGCCAGAATATTGAACTGAAAGAAGATAGCTCCGAGCGACCTTAGATATACGTCCAGAATGTCGGGAATGGGCAGGTTATCGACCTTATCGTAGAAGTTGACCAACGCTTCGCCACCATACGACCAAAGTTCATTGATGGTATAGATGCCGCGCTCGGTGAGTTGCAACCCACCGAATTCTCTACCAACCAAAAGAACGGTCCAAACCCCAAAAAGGAATGGAATACTCATGATGGGCAAGCCGTATTTGCTCAACTGCGCATTGATGGCCAAGGTGAAGAAGAGTGTAAACACAGACATCAGCACCAGCAAGAGAATGAACGGCACGTTCATATCGTAATACACCGCCATCACCATTCCCACCATCACGCTGTTGAAGCTGTACATGCCTTCGCGGATGTTCTTGTGGTCGAAGCCCAGAAAGTACGCGGTGAGAATGGCTATGAGCCCAGCAACGATCGCACTGATACCGACATACGGATCAATGAAGGAACAGAGCAGAAGGACAACGGCAAACACCTTGTCCAGACTGAAAAAAATCTGAGAGTAGCTGTGTAGCAGCCCCTCCCAGATCAATTTCCAAGTGTATTTCTGAGTTTCCGTCAAAGTTTAAACTCCTTCAGGTAATCAGGCATTTGTTCCTGCTGATCGATATTGGACAGTTCCTCACGCTTACGGATCAGGTGCGGTTTGTTCTGCAGATCGATCATCACCACGGCAGGCCGAAGCGCAATGAACTGCATCCATTGGGTCATGTTGTACGCACCAACGGTGTGAACCACTACTTGATCGCCCCGCTTCATTGGTGGCAGCGTAGCATTCTCGCGCACCACATCGATGTTCATACACAGCGGCCCGTACATCACGGTATCTTCCGTGTGGTGGCTGAACTCCTGCGCAGGACTGATCTTGTGATCATACCAGAACGAAGTGAACATGATATTTACCCCGAAGTCCATGATCGTTGCCTTGCGACCATCGCTCAAACGCTTGTTCGAGATCACGGTTCCAAGCAGGTAACCTGCCTCATCGATCATTGCACGACCTGTTTCCAGAATCAGCAGTGGCAACTCATCTTCCACAAATCCAGCATTCATGATGGAGGTTGAAATGGCCTCCGCGTAATCATCAAATGTTGGTGAAGTATCATATCCTGAAAGGAATGAGCCTTTGAGCGTGTTCTTGGAAGCAAAACCTCCGCCCATATCGATATACTGAATCTTCTTGCCGTACTTGCTTTGAATGCTCAACGCTAGCTCGGAAAGTTTGGTGGCAGCCACTCCGTACGCGTTCGCGGTCAACATGAATGTTCCGATGTGGCAGTGTAACCCGACCAGATCCATTCTATCGCTCAATACGATCTTATTGATGGCATCCCACGCTTGTCCGTTCTCGTAGTTGAAGCCGAAACGGTCCCACATTGGGTAAATGCCTGTATCCATATTGATACGGATGGCCACTTTCGGACGGATTCCTGTCTCTTCGCAAAGCTCCGTGAGCGTATAGAGTTCATCCAAGTGATCGATGTGGATCAGTGACTTGTTCTCCATCGCTAACTTCAGTTCATCCACGGTTTTGTCGGGTCCGTTGAAAATGATCTTGGAACCAGGCACACCGTTCTTCAGCGCTTTCTGGTATTCGAAGCCTGAAACCACTTCCGCCCACGAACCTAACTGATGGTAAACGTTGCATACCGCGCTGATGTAGTTGGTCTTGTAGCTCCAGGCAAACTGCACCTTCGGATAGCGTGTGGTGAACGCACGCGTTGCATCCTGATACGTCTCGTGGATCTTCTTCTGCGAGATGACGAACAGCGGAGAACCGTAATCTGCCAGCAGGTCTTTCACCGCGCAATCGTCAATGTGTGTTACTGGTTCGTACTCTGTCTTAGTACCGAACTTGTTCATTACCCCTGTGTTCAGCCTTCGGATAATTGGTCTTTCATAGCGCTGCTTTTCCATTTGTATTCGGTTTTTGGTTATCTGAAATGATGCTGGCTGTTACGAATTACGAATCCTTTCGAATATGACGAATTCACTTACCGAAAAACCAACTTTTTCTTGTCAACTTATTATCTGTTCAACTGATCAACTTGCTCTCTTCTTCGAAGAAGGTCCAAGCTCACCTGTCGTTGAAATCTCCTCAAATTCCTTCATGTTCACGATCAGGTCCCATGAGTAGCGGATGAACATCTTCCCGATCTCGTAATCGGTAAAGGTCTCAACCTTCTCTCCCAGCGCCAGTTTCACCAACGCTTCCGGAAGGTTCTGTCCGCAGCCTACGGCCAGATACACCCAAGCTGGGAACCGAGGATTGATCTCGAGCAGGTAATATTCATCATCGCTTGTTTTGATGTACTCGAGCTCCATGCCGCCACGCCACTTCGAACTGGCGATCATTGATTTGGCCTCTTTCAGCAGACCTTCATCATCCAAGCTCACTCCTGCCCAAGCTTTTCCCTTATCGGTGATGTATTGCTTGCGCATCGGCACCGCTCCTACCATGTTCCCTTCGCCATCGCCAAGGGCCACAATATTCACTTCAGTTCCATAAACGAACTGCTGAATGACGATCGGCAATCCCCACTTGGCCGCGATCTTATTGAAGTATGTGACCACCTGCTCCTGATTGTAGGCAATGTGTGCATCGTAAAACTGGCCTTTGACAACAACAGGATATGTGAAGTCCTGAGCCAACTTTGGAACCTCGGCCGTGGAGAAGATCATCTTGCTCTTTGGAACCAATAGCCCGTGCTTCTCTCCGAACTCTTCCAAGTTCACCTTGTGGCGAGCCTCAAACTGCTCTACCGAAGGAAGGAAGGTCTTGATGTTCAACTCCTTCTCCATCCTGTCTGCCAGTTTGATGAAGTTGTAAAGCTCTGCATCGAAATTCGGGATAAGCACATCGATGTTCTCCAACGAGTTGATGTAGGCAATGCGACTGTAGATCACCTCTGTTCCAGACTTCGGAAAAGGTATCTGGTAAACGTAATCTACCACATCATGCATGTAAATGCCTGGCTCAAGTGCCTCATAACTCAAACCGATGATGCGTACATCGAACTCTTCGCTATCTCGCAGCGCGCGGATCACAGGTACTCCCGGTCCTGGACTGTCAATGTTGTTCAGTCCCGTAACTGCTATGGTGAGTTGCTTTTTCATAATTACTCTGCGTCAAGAAGTTTGTATTGCCCCAACATTTTCAGGAAGTCGTAGTAGTCCTTGTCAAACGTATCATCATCCACATCATACGATGTGCGGACCATGGTTTTGATCTCGGCCTCACTCTTGCCGTCCTTCATCAGTTTGAGGATGTCTGTTCCAACTCCGTTCAGCGAGAACGAGTCTCCGGTTGTCGGGTTGAAAACGAATCCTGACTCACTTACTGCGATGTTTTTCTTTAAACTGATCATGGCTTCCTTGTTTTATGGTTATTCAATTGTCTGATTCAAAGTAACGGGTTGTGTTCGGGCCGCCTTTTACAGTATTAATAGTTCCTTGTGTAACATTCGAAGCGCTTCTACCCTATTCAACCGGAAAGGTTTTAGACAAGTCTATCCAGCGGAATCCGACCCCCACCTTTACCTTCTTTAAACTGTTTGGGAGTAACACCCGTTACCTGCTTGAACTGGTTACTGAGATACTGCACACTACTGTATCCCATTTGGTATGATATTTCACTGAGCGATAGGTCTTTATAACTCAAAAGTTCCTTCACACGCTCGATCTTCAGAAGGATGATGTACTTCTCCAGCGTGGTGTTCGTCTGTTCCGAGAAAACCCGGCTGAGCTGATGATAAGGCATTCCGGTACGTTCACTCAAGTGGTCGGAATTTCGGATAAGCGAATTGGCGTTATTCCCGTGGTAAAAAAGCTCAATGGCAGCCGCCTTGATCATCTCCACGGTCTTCTGTCCGTCATCTTCCACCAGCGAGAAACCGATGGATGGAAGCGCATCAATGAACTGGGCCAACTGTCGGTCATCATCATAACCTACAACTGCACGGCCAAGCGAAATACGCTCCACTTCGGTCATGTCCAATTGCTTAAGCATCTGGCGCACCGCCACAATGCAGCGGCTGCTTACCATGTTGCGGATATAGAGTTCTGCTGCTTGCATCGTCCGCCAAATTAATATTATCGGAATCAATCAAGCGTTACAGAATTGTCAACAGGTTTAATGAGATTGAAATTTCCTGAACAAAAAAGGCCGATCCCCGAAGGAACCGACCTCACCCACATTATACCGCAACCAATTATTCGATGGTAACCGATTGGGTTTTAACTTTTTCCGTTACGAAGAAAAACTGCTTGCCAGATTTTGTGGCAGCTTCAATCTTGTAAGGAGCCACCTGCGCAAAATTGGATCCTGAGCCCATGCCATCTATCTCTGCCTCTGTAAATGTGCTCGAAGTGGCGTTTCCTGCTTCCACATGCACCACACCTCCGAGCATGAAATACACCGAATCAGCACCAGTCACATTGGAGACCGATAACGTATAATTTCCGGTGGCAGGGACGGTGGTTGCACTTGAAATGGTTCCAAGTGTTGGAAAACCGATGCTTGTTGTGTGCGTGAAGGCGGGAATATCGCCCGCGCCACCGACATCCCATGATGCTGTGGAGCCGAAATCGATTCCAGACGGATTGGTCTGCGAGGGAGTGTAAGCATAGGAATTGTTCTCGTACTGAGTCAGCGACTCACCTTCGGCAGAGACCGAACCGGCATTCACAAACGTGCTGTAATCGGTGCCATTGAAAAAAGCTGCCGCAGCAATTCCAAGCTCTATCTCCTGAGTTGGCAGCCCGAATCCTGGATCGATCGTGGTAACCGTTTTTACGGCCGATAATGTTCCATAACCTTCACCAACTGTAGGTGTTGGAGGATCGCTTGCAGGATCGGAAGGCGTGCTGGTATCGTCTTTTTTTGTGTTGCACGATGCAACGGCAAAGGAAACAGCACCGGCCAAAACCAGAAACCGCGCCCACTTGAATGTTTCGCTCAAAGTTTTCATGTTGAATTTTTTGGGGTTTAGAATAATTGGTTACTGGAACAAAACACGGAAGTCTCCCATGTTTCTGCGTACGCGGATTTACGTAATTGCCAATTATTCGGCAGCCCGGAATCGGGTCAACACCCACTTTCCTTCCTGATGGATCACAGGGCCGAGTTCATCGTTGAACTCACACGTTTCCAGATCGTCCAAACGGTAATCGATGTGTTTGGCCGAACCTCGGTAGTTGCGGGTCCGATAGAGCTTTACGGCATGAGCCCGTGCATCAATTCCCTCCAAATTTTCAATGGAAACACCATAGATCTCCTTGTAATCCTCGTACCAAGGCAACATGAAAAATGGCTCATGCACAATGGCCTGATAATGAATGGGCATGCTCCGCTTGGCCTGACATGAAAAAGCATTGTCATCGGGTGAAACAAGAACTGAAACATCCTTGGGTGTGTTCTCCGCGATCCAGAAATGCATCTTCTCCAGATCAGAATAAACACGATTACCGATCATGTACTTGTGCTGAAACCGTTCAGGAAGATATTTCGAATTGGTGATCGCTATTAGAACTAAGAGACAAAGCGATAAAGAGACAGGACCAAGGATTCTTCTGAACCTGAACAACGGCAGAAGCCCGGACAATAGTTGCCCTATCAAACCCGCCACCATGATGGAACTGAACGCTTCCACCCATATCGTGGTCTTGAACCATTGTGTTTTGCCAACGGAATAAATGTGCAGACCTTCCAGACCGATGGCATAAACGGCCATTCCAAAAATTGCCAAAACCACCAACGACAGGTAAAACCGGTTGTCGCGTGGCTTGGTGACGTAGTAGCTCATCAACCCCAAAACCAACAATCCCGCAAACTTGATGTAATGCGTTATCGGAAACAGAATTGGCAGGAAATGATGGTGATTTCTAAACCTGTATAATATGGTGTAGTAGAATTCCTTGTCGAAATCGGACGCCTCACCGAACTGACGTTGAAACGTTGGGATCAATATCAATGCTGCCAACAACAGATAGGGAATGGAGAACCTTACAGTATTCCCAATGTCTCTTCTTGAAAGAAGTTCTATCCCGCCCAAAAGCAAGAACAGTTGCAACCCAACAAGCGGTTGGAACAGCGTGGCGACACCAAGAATAATTCCCGCAAGAAGCTTCCTGTTCAAAATGAACTGTAAAAGCGCGAAGGAGGAAATTCCTTTGGCCACCGTGCTGGAAATAAAGCTACTGTACATCACGTGGTTTCCACCAACGGTGAAATTGTAGAACACCATCATGGCAAAAACTGGAGCAAGTAGCGCTGCCCAACGGTCATGGAACC includes:
- a CDS encoding helix-turn-helix domain-containing protein — encoded protein: MQAAELYIRNMVSSRCIVAVRQMLKQLDMTEVERISLGRAVVGYDDDRQLAQFIDALPSIGFSLVEDDGQKTVEMIKAAAIELFYHGNNANSLIRNSDHLSERTGMPYHQLSRVFSEQTNTTLEKYIILLKIERVKELLSYKDLSLSEISYQMGYSSVQYLSNQFKQVTGVTPKQFKEGKGGGRIPLDRLV
- a CDS encoding PqqD family peptide modification chaperone; amino-acid sequence: MISLKKNIAVSESGFVFNPTTGDSFSLNGVGTDILKLMKDGKSEAEIKTMVRTSYDVDDDTFDKDYYDFLKMLGQYKLLDAE
- a CDS encoding tetratricopeptide repeat protein, whose product is MKSILAIAFSVLVSLGVFGQSSELQTAFKSSYTKESNSDFSGAIKDLKAVYSETSYELNLRLGWLHYSAGLFTESMSYYKKAIDLMPASVEAKFGYVYPAAAVGNWDQVKSQYEDILRIDAKNSQAHYRLGLIFYGREEFDKALQHFQVGFNLYPFDYDFNLMMAWTSLKMGKMREAKVLFNKVLLLSPDDESAIEGLGLIK
- a CDS encoding biotin carboxylase, encoding MMKKQLTIAVTGLNNIDSPGPGVPVIRALRDSEEFDVRIIGLSYEALEPGIYMHDVVDYVYQIPFPKSGTEVIYSRIAYINSLENIDVLIPNFDAELYNFIKLADRMEKELNIKTFLPSVEQFEARHKVNLEEFGEKHGLLVPKSKMIFSTAEVPKLAQDFTYPVVVKGQFYDAHIAYNQEQVVTYFNKIAAKWGLPIVIQQFVYGTEVNIVALGDGEGNMVGAVPMRKQYITDKGKAWAGVSLDDEGLLKEAKSMIASSKWRGGMELEYIKTSDDEYYLLEINPRFPAWVYLAVGCGQNLPEALVKLALGEKVETFTDYEIGKMFIRYSWDLIVNMKEFEEISTTGELGPSSKKRAS
- a CDS encoding aminoacetone oxidase family FAD-binding enzyme, yielding MKVAVIGGGAAGFFAAIHVRENHPNASVTIFEKSQKVLAKVKVSGGGRCNVTNGTDSITELAKGYPRGERQLKKAFSVFNNRDTQTWFEKRGVKLYTQPDNRVFPTSNDSQTIIDCLLNETKRLGIQIRTGVGVSAIESIEGGIRLSFSESDSERFDKVIVATGGSPKRTGFDWLEKLGHEIVEPVPSLFTFNMPNESITELMGVVSDNALVNIQGTKLKAQGPLLITHWGMSGPAVLKLSAFGARTLSEMSYQFNVQVNWIGEPNYEKASETLREALEINPNKQISNIKPFTLPDRLWLFLLQRSEIPAEKKANELSKKQLNKLVNTLTNDEYSVSGKTTFKEEFVTCGGVSLSSVNFNTMESRVVPNLYFAGEVLDIDGITGGYNFQAAWTTGFIAGKLR
- a CDS encoding diaminopimelate decarboxylase codes for the protein MEKQRYERPIIRRLNTGVMNKFGTKTEYEPVTHIDDCAVKDLLADYGSPLFVISQKKIHETYQDATRAFTTRYPKVQFAWSYKTNYISAVCNVYHQLGSWAEVVSGFEYQKALKNGVPGSKIIFNGPDKTVDELKLAMENKSLIHIDHLDELYTLTELCEETGIRPKVAIRINMDTGIYPMWDRFGFNYENGQAWDAINKIVLSDRMDLVGLHCHIGTFMLTANAYGVAATKLSELALSIQSKYGKKIQYIDMGGGFASKNTLKGSFLSGYDTSPTFDDYAEAISTSIMNAGFVEDELPLLILETGRAMIDEAGYLLGTVISNKRLSDGRKATIMDFGVNIMFTSFWYDHKISPAQEFSHHTEDTVMYGPLCMNIDVVRENATLPPMKRGDQVVVHTVGAYNMTQWMQFIALRPAVVMIDLQNKPHLIRKREELSNIDQQEQMPDYLKEFKL
- a CDS encoding peptidoglycan DD-metalloendopeptidase family protein, with translation MTETQKYTWKLIWEGLLHSYSQIFFSLDKVFAVVLLLCSFIDPYVGISAIVAGLIAILTAYFLGFDHKNIREGMYSFNSVMVGMVMAVYYDMNVPFILLLVLMSVFTLFFTLAINAQLSKYGLPIMSIPFLFGVWTVLLVGREFGGLQLTERGIYTINELWSYGGEALVNFYDKVDNLPIPDILDVYLRSLGAIFFQFNILAGLVIMIGLIRFSRIAFVLSLIGFFSGYLFFSFMEGQFSHLHYSYIGFNFILSAIALGGFFTIPSRGTFLMVALASPVIAILIAAIGNVFAVVQLPIYSLPYNVLVLVTLYVLKLRLAPKGLTPIVEQSYSPEINLYRFLNQQERYANDTYFHIYLPFYGEWTVSQGHDGEITHKGEWKEAFDFVIEDEEGKTYRNPGTQLEDFYGFNRPVVAPQAGWVAAVQSEIEENAIGDVNLDKNWGNTVVIRHGDGMFTQLSHLKKDSIKVAVGDPVKKGQVVASLGNSGRSPEPHIHFQMQATPYIGSKTMKYPVAYYMEKTADGLKFHAFDYPQEGQTISNIKVDPLLKKAFNLIPGMVLNLESDGKKFKWEVFTDAYNSTYIYCHRSEAIAYFVNNETLFYFTRFIGDKKSPLFEFYTGVYKVMLGFYRDLKVTDHFPVNDIYSGFLKGLLDIASPFYPVVKVEYEVSYDEIDDSLEAEWMKLSSSLKVKALGNVQRQKDFRIELDSKGISKFIIGKDGNEKVFTCEVR